TTGCCTGTTATTCCTTATTTTACTATGTGCTTTTTCCGCAACGGCCCAAGTTTTTGATAGAAGCACAGTTGATAAGGAAGAACCAAAACTTGGTTGGATCTCATTAGGACTAGGCGCCGCCGATAGTCTTTTTGGATTCAATGTCAACGCTTGCATATTAGTCAGTAAACATTGCTTTTCGGCACAATACGTACAAGCAAAAGAAATTTTATTTTTAAATTTTTCCGACAAACCCGAGAACAGCCGATATGAATTTAACCTTACTTATGGCCGCAAAACTTCCACCAACAGCGTGATTGCTTTAGGCTCGATAGGCGCTTGTTACATGAACGAACGCATATACGAGGTGGTAGGCTCTTACAATGATGATCCCGACGACTGGTTTGGTTTCGGCACAGAGTACATCTGGGCCGCGAGGCAACGTAGTTATTACGGGATCATTGCCAAAGGACAGATTTTGTTGAGAACAAAAACACTGGGCATAGGACCCAGCATTGCTGTTAGTTTCACCGGTGAAAGGACATTTTTATCGATCTACTTGGATGTGGCCTTTGGAAATTTGAAATAAGCTATTCTATGGAGGCAGGATTATGGCTGTAATAACCATATCCAAACAGCACGGGGCCGGAGGCAAAGCCATCGCCCTGGCCCTGGCCCGCGAATTGGGCTGCGAATTGGTGGACAAATCCCTGATCATCAAAGTGGCCCAGCAGGCCCGGGTGGGAACCGACCGGGTGGAGAATTTTGACCAGGAGCATTACAGCTCCATCGACAAATATTTGAGCGGGATATTTCTGGCCAATCCTGCCCTGTACGGCCCGGGCAGTTTCGATTTTCCCATGACCGGTTCCGCCGGGCTGACGGCCGACCAGGAATTCTTCAACGCCCAAAAATACCTGACCCTGACCCAGGCATTGATCAAAGAGCTTTACCAGAAGGGCAACGTGGTCTTAGTGGGGCGGGGCGGGCAGGTGCTACTGGCCGGCAAGCAGGATTGCCTGCACCTCAGGCTGTGTGCGCCGCTGGAATACAGGATCAGGCGGGTGATGGGAAAGGCCGGAGTAAGCGAGAAGGAAGCCGGGGAGAAGATCCACTCCCGCGACAAGTCCCGGGCCTCCTATATCAAGGACCATTACCAGCGGGATTGGAACGACCCGGGGCTGTATCATCTGACCATCAACACCCAGCTGGTCCCGGTCGAGACCATCATCACGCTGGTCAAGCAAATTATAAACAACAAACCTTAATAACTCAATTTCTTCCCGGGACAGACAGGATTAAAATGATTTCACTGGATTAATTCTTAAATAGAAATCCTGTAAATCCTGTCGATGGTTCCTCGTTATGGTGACGTTTGAATGACCGAGAAATATTTTGATAATCAATAATAAAATTTAATACAAGGAGGATCTTGTCATGAGTGTAAAAATCGGGATCAACGGGTTCGGCCGGATCGGCCGCCTGGTCATCAGCGCCATGGCGGAACAGAAAATACTGGGCAACCCGCTGGACATAGTGGCAGTGGTTGATGTTTCCACCGACGCCAAATATTTTGCCTACCAGCTGAAGTACGATTCGGTTCATGGAAAGTTCCCCGGCCAGGTGGCCACCGAAAAAAGCGATCCGTCTTTAGCCGAGGATGACGTGCTGGTGGTCAACGGCCACAAGATCAAATGCATCATGGCCACCAAGGATCCCGCCCAGCTGCCCTGGAAGGCTTTGGGGGTGGAGCTGGTGATAGAGGCCACCGGCCTGTTCACCCACTCCGACAAGGCCAGCGGCCATCTGACCGCCGGGGCCAAAAAAGTGCTGATCACCGCCCCCGGCAAGGGAGAGGTCAAGACCATAGTGCTGGGCGTCAATGAAAAAGAATACGATCCGGCCAAGCACCACATCGTTTCCAACGCCTCCTGCACCACCAACTGCCTGGCTCCGGTGGTCCACGTGCTGCTCAAAGAGGGGATCGGCATCGAGACCGGGCTGATGACCACCATCCACTCCTACACCGCCACCCAGAAGACGGTGGACGGGCCGTCCAAGAAGGACTGGCGGGGCGGCCGGGCCGCGGCCATCAACATCATCCCCAGCACCACCGGGGCGGCCAAGGCGGTGGGCGAAGTGCTGCCGGCCACCAAGGGAAAACTGACCGGGATGTCGTTCCGGGTGCCGACCGCGGATGTCTCGGTGGTGGACCTGACCTTCCGCTCCGAGAAGGAGACCTCCATCGAAGCCATAGACGCCCTGCTGAAGAAGGCCTCCGAGACCTATCTTAAGGGTTACCTGGGATACGCCAACGAGGAAATGGTCTCCACCGACTTCATCCACGACCAGAGGTCGTCCATCTACGATTCCCTGGCCACTTTGGAGAACAACCTGAAGGGCGAAAAGCGTTTCTTCAAGGTAGTCAGTTGGTACGACAATGAATGGGGCTATTCGCACCGGATAGCCGAGCTGACCAAACTGATGGCGGAAAAGATGTAGTTCCTCACGTTCATAGCCCAGCCCTTAAGGGCTGGGCTATGAATAACATTTCCTACTGGTGATTTTCAATTTCAGAAAATCGATGAAAAAACTTCTAACATTATTGTTTTTGTCTGTGATAGCCGTCAGTCTGGGGTTTGCCCAGAAACTGCTGGTGGTCCAGACCAACGCCACCAATGGCTATCTCTATCCCTGCCACTGCCCCAAGGAACCCAAGGGCGGGCTGGCCAGGCGTTACACCCTGATCAAAAAGCTGGCCAAGGGCCAGCCCCAATTCCTGCTGTTGGATTCCGGCGACCTGCTGGGAATTGATTCCGATCACAAGGGCGATTCCCTGATGTTCGCGGCCTACCAGGCCATGAAATACGACGCCCTGGCGCCGGGAGATCAGGAATTTGCCCGGGGGATAAATAATTTCCTGAAACTGCAAAAGGATTTCAGTCTGCCGTTCGTGGCGGCCAATTTGTTTTACCAGGGCCGGGAATTGACCGCGCCCTATAAGATCGTTGAATTGAAATCCCTTAAACTGAAAGCGGCTTTGATCGGGCTGATCTCGCCCGACGCCTTCAGGTATTATTCCCAGGACAGTCTGCAGGGGCTGGAGATCAAGGATCCGGATACTATTCTGCAATCCACATTAGACAGTCTGAAAGGGCGGGCAGACATATTCATCCTGGTCTCGCATCTGGGATACGAAAAAGAGATAGAGATCGCCAAAAAATTCCCCCAGCTGACACTGATAGTGGGCGGCCACACCCAGACCGAACTGAAGACGGCCGACCTTTCAGCCGGCGTGCCGATCATCGAGGCCGGGGCCTCGGCCAAGAGCCTCAGCTATGCCTGGCTCCAAAAGCAGGGCGCTCAGTGGAAACACCAAAGTTCCCGGATGGAAGGCATCGTCTCGGATCTGGCAGACGACCCAAAGATCGTTTCCGTGGTGGGTGCTGGGCCGCAATCCACACCGGTCAATGCCAACCCCATTCCCGGCGACACCAGATTGCAGGTGCAGTTATTCGTGGCCCGGGACTGCCCAGACTGTGCGCAACTGAAGAAGGGTCTGTTCTCTAAGTTATCACAGGAATACCAAGACCGGATGGCCATGGTCTATCACGAGGTGGACAACCCGGCCGAATACCAAGCCCTGCTGAACTATGAAAAAGCGTTTAATGACCGGAACAACCAGATCCCGGCGGTGGTGGTTGGCAACAGGATCCTGGGCGGGGTGCAGGAGATTGAGCGGGACCTGGAGCGGCTGATCAAGGAATCGCTGGCTAACAAGGCGATGGAGACGCCGAAATCCAATAGCCCGGCAACGTTGGATAAATCAGGCAGGAAAGCGGACAAAACGATGGAAACGGGGACTGTTGATAGTATCTATCTGGCCTTCGTTTCCAATGCCCGATGCCAGAAGTGCAGCCGGGCCGAGTACATGCTGAAGGCGCTGAAAGCACAATATCCGAATCTGAGGGTGGAAAAGATAGACGTGGTCTCGGACTCGTCCAAGCTCCTGGTCGAGGCCTTAGGGCTAATGTACGGCCTGCCGGACAATAAACGGATGATCGCGCCCTCGGCCTTTGTGGGCCGGGATTTTTTAATTGGTGATGATATCAACGACCAAAGCCTTTCCGAACTGCTGGTAAAATACAAGTCTGGCAGCGGCCGGGTTCCCTGGGTCGAAGCAAAAAACTATCTGCCCCAGGCCAAACAGTCGGTGGTCAGCCGCTTCGCTTCCTTCGGCCTGTGGGGCGTGGCCGGGGCCGGCCTGCTGGACGGCATCAATCCCTGCTCGCTGGCGGTGCTGGTGTTCTTCATCTCCTATCTGGCTTTCGTGGGCCGAAAGCGCTGGGAGATTCTGGCGGTGGGCTTGGCCTATACCTTTGCCGATTTTCTGGTTTATTTTCTGATCGGGGTGGGAAGCCTGTCATTCCTGATGTCTCTTAAAGCCCTGCCGTTGTTCAGCAAGATATTTTACTGGCTGGCTATCATTGCCGGGCTGGTGCTGGCCTTCTATAACTTCCGGGATTTTATCAAAGCCAGGAAGGGCGATCTTTCCGGAATGGACCTGCAGCTTTCCACCGCCGCCAAACAGCGGATCCACAAGATCATCCGGGAAAAGATGGGCGCCGGGAGCCTGATAGGCGGGGCCTTTATGGTGGGGCTGATCACTTCGGTGCTGGAATTCGCCTGCACCGGCCAGGTCTACCTGCCGACCATCGCCTTTGTTTCCCAGATCGCCACGCACAAGTATCAGGCCTACGGGTATCTTCTGCTATACAACCTGATGTTCGAAGTGCCGATGATCATCACCTTCATCATCGCCTTCTGGGGTGTGTCGTCCAAGCGGATCGCCGGGTGGGCCCAGGCCTCGGTGGCCGGGGTCAAGCTGCTGACGGCGCTGATGTTTCTGTTGATGAGCGCGGCGTTGTTGTACATACTCCTTAGGTAGACCCCTCCCTTGTTCCCTCCCCCGGTGGGAGAGGGACTGTAAATGGTAACTATTAACCAATAATGTCATTCTGAACAGAGCTGCCCGCCGTACAAATCGAAGAATCCTTCAGTTTGTTGGGCAGGGTGGCATTCTCAGGATGACAGAAAAAAGTATCATGAACATCAAAGCACATTTTCAAAAAGACTGGATCTACTACCTGGCCCTGGGAATGGCAATTATCTCTGTGGCCATAGACCTGTACCGCCCGAACATGGCGCCGATGCTGGTTGCGGTGCTGGTGTTCTCGGCAGTGCTGGGCTGGCTGAATGCCATCGCCCCCAACAAGGCGGCGGCGGCCCTGGGATTCTGGGTGCTGGCGGTCTATGTGGCATTGGCTCTGCTGGAAATGATCCCGGCGACAAAGCATAACATCTTCTCCTCGGCGCTTTCGTTCATTCCGGCGTATCTGGGGGCGTATGGCGGGTATTATTTCCGAGTAAAAACCATTAAAGGGAAGCGAACAGTATGCTGAACTTCATAGCCTTCATTAAGGAACAACGTTGGCTGATCGGACTTGTTCTATTAGTGACGCCATGGAGCGTTACTTTGGCAGTACCATCTGGCAAATTGATGGTATTCGTGAATACTCGCGAAGCGGTTGTTAAAGTAAGCGAGCTTGGCCTGGAACATAAAATAGAATTAAACGGGAAAATAACCATTGAAAACATACCGGTAGGCTCTTATACAATAAGCGTTTATTCGCCATGGTATTGGGATACCACAGTAGTAAAAGACGTGATTATCAGACAAGATGTCATATGCAAAGTTGAGGTTGTTCTTAAAGACGAAAAACCAGTTGGAAATATACCGCCACGGATCCATACGTTCTGGAAGGCGGGCAGCTTTATTACAATTAGCAATGCGGATATTAAGGGTTACAGCGCCTTGAACAGCCAGACCAATGGGGACGTCGGCGGCAATAAAGCTGCCGTAAGCATAGATGGCAATTTAATGCTCAATCATATAAGGGGTTTGAGATATTATATTGATGGACAGGTCTCCCGACAGGAATACGCACCAGGCTGGTTGTCTTTATCTCACACCAACAGCGAATTCTACTCCGGCCAAGGTGAATTGTCATACGAAAAAGGCCCGTACAGGTTTGTTGCCGGTGGATCCGTCACTCGGGATCAATACGGCTATTACAAAACTTTGTTCAAATATGACCTGGACCATTATGCCTCGCGGATGGATAAGAACAGCCGATTAACCGCCAGTTTTAAACATGAGATAAGCCAAAATATCAATTACAGCGTAGCTTATTCCAGAAACAAGATCAATTCAATAGTAGGTGTCAGAAAGGGCTATTCCGGAGGCTATCAGGGCTGGTTCAGCGATTATGAATTCAACCAGCCATACCCCCATTCGTGGTTTACCGACCCGGAAAATCCGTTCTACACCGGAGACACTCTGGACGGCTATCTTGATTATTCACGGGATGATCCCGATATAAACCCCTATGGCGTAACCCACTTTTTTTATTCCGGGGATTATCCCCAATATTCAGAATGGGGATATGCCAATAACGCTTATCAGGCGGATCTACACTACAAGCTCAGCCGGAGCCATTCTTTAACGGCAGCATTCAAAGCCGTATACAATGATGAAACCAGTAAGTTGATACGGTATCCGTCCAGCGCAGTTCTTAATGACTCTAGCAGCACTTCTCCGGCCGGAGTATCGTATTTATTTGCACCGCATGAATACAATTTCAGGCCAAAGGAATATGACTTCCGCCTCTGGGACGGAATGTCCTTTAACGCTTTCAGTGCCAGGGCCGGCCTTGGTTATAAGGTCAGAAAATTCACCACAGTCAATTCTGATTTTCTGCCCAGCCTGCCGGACCAGGATTTTTTCATTGATTCCGTCCGGAGTGATCTTTCCCCGATCCTGGGTCTGAC
The DNA window shown above is from bacterium and carries:
- a CDS encoding cytidylate kinase-like family protein, which gives rise to MAVITISKQHGAGGKAIALALARELGCELVDKSLIIKVAQQARVGTDRVENFDQEHYSSIDKYLSGIFLANPALYGPGSFDFPMTGSAGLTADQEFFNAQKYLTLTQALIKELYQKGNVVLVGRGGQVLLAGKQDCLHLRLCAPLEYRIRRVMGKAGVSEKEAGEKIHSRDKSRASYIKDHYQRDWNDPGLYHLTINTQLVPVETIITLVKQIINNKP
- the gap gene encoding type I glyceraldehyde-3-phosphate dehydrogenase, yielding MSVKIGINGFGRIGRLVISAMAEQKILGNPLDIVAVVDVSTDAKYFAYQLKYDSVHGKFPGQVATEKSDPSLAEDDVLVVNGHKIKCIMATKDPAQLPWKALGVELVIEATGLFTHSDKASGHLTAGAKKVLITAPGKGEVKTIVLGVNEKEYDPAKHHIVSNASCTTNCLAPVVHVLLKEGIGIETGLMTTIHSYTATQKTVDGPSKKDWRGGRAAAINIIPSTTGAAKAVGEVLPATKGKLTGMSFRVPTADVSVVDLTFRSEKETSIEAIDALLKKASETYLKGYLGYANEEMVSTDFIHDQRSSIYDSLATLENNLKGEKRFFKVVSWYDNEWGYSHRIAELTKLMAEKM